AATTCCATGTTTGCATATTTGATAGAACTTGCACAGAGGTTGACTATCCTTTGAGAAAGCAGGAGATGGAAGAAACTGATGATACAGACGATGATTTTCATGAAGATTCTAGTGATGATTCTGTAGAAGAACAACCAGACGATTCAACCTGCCCAAGAAAAACGAGGAAGAAATCTTCATTGCCTTGTCCCAGACCTCAGAAGAAAAACAGGACAAGTTCAAGAGGTAAAGCAGAATTAAACTAAGAAATTACACAACTTTATAAACTGATGTTTCAGAAGTCTAAATCGGAAATGAAACTAAAAGATTACGTGTTCTTAATAATTACCATGTGGTGTTTTCTGACATTATGTTCTTGTTTGCTACCCTGTTGTATTCTTTTAACAGGGAAAGATGATTATCCTGCTAAATTAGGCAGTGGAAGCACATCAAGCACTCGAAGATTCGAAAAACGAACACCCGGGTTTCTTGGGAGTATCCGTCCATTGCCTAAAAGTGGAAAAGCTACAGCTCTTCAGAGAGCTAATGCTTACAAATCTCAACACCCTCTTTCTGTCATTGTTGCCATGAAGCCCTCTTATATCACAGGGTACATTTTGGTAAGCTTTCTATAGACAACCATGCTTGCTGGCTGGGCCATAACAAATTCTTTTACTTATATCAGTGGAACAATCATTAGTGTTCTCTCTCTTTAAAGATTTTcttattgttttcttctttctttccattttcttttcttttccagtgGTTGCCATCCGAGTTTCACAACCTATATCCTATTAAGAATTCGGGTGAGGTTATCCTTCGAGTTTTGGATCGGAGAACTTGGCCtgttaatttgaaatatgGAGGAGGAAGAGCTCAATTCCTATCTGGTTGGATGGAATTTGTGCTTGACAATAATTTGAAAGTTAATGATGTGTGCGTTTTTGAGTTGATTGACAACAAGGTTAAGCCTTTATTTGATGTTGTCATTTTCCCCAACATAGAAGCTGCAAATTGCCCCAATGATAGGGAACAAACAGTGCCTGAGATAGAAGAAACtaatgaagatgatgatcctAGTGATGACTCTGGTGATGCTGATTATCTTTCTGACAATTCCGATAATGATTCTGTTGAAATTATAGAAAATTGTACACCTTTCCCAAGAAGAACAAAGGAGAAATCTCCAATGCCATGTCCTCAGCCtcccaagaaaaacaaagccaGTTCAAGTGGTAAAGTAGAATTACACCAAGATCAAACTTAGTCAGACTAAGAAGCATTCAATATGATGAAATGAAGTTTGAGAAGTccatgaaaaaacaaagattcATCTATTTTGTTAACCTTATTTTGTTCTGTTCTAACCAGTAATGTTTgattatattcttcaacaggAAAAGTTGATTTCCCTGCAAGCGGATTTGCTATAGCTCTTCAAAGAGATGATGCTTTCAAATCCAAACACCCTTTTTTCAAGGTTGCTATGCGTACCAGTTATATCCATCACTGTAATATGGTAAGCTTTCTATAGAGCCATCCCATTCCTTTTACAGAGAAAATTAGATCATAAACATTCTCTCCAAAGTTTTATCATTGTCTTTCcttcttatatttatttatttgtttctttttctagaATGTGCCATCCACGTTTGTTTAGGAACATCTTAAGCAGACAAATAATTATGTCTTCCTTCGGGTTTCGGGTGCAAGAACATGGTCTGTCAAATTATGCCAATATGCTGGAAGAGCTAAATTCTGAGGTGGCTGGTCGAAATTTGCGAGGTAGAATAGTTTGGTAAAAGGTGATGTGTGTATCTTTGTGTTGGTTAACAGCATCAAACCTTTATTTGATGTTGTCTTTTATCACACTCGAGACTCAACAACTGCAAATCGAAAGAGAAGCCTGAATCCTGATAGATGAAGTTGTTGAATATGAACATTGAAGGCAGATGAGGCCTGCAATTaagttgcttatatatatatatatatatatatatatatatatatataatagggttaattgttttattagtccctcAACTTTAACCGGATTTCATTTGAATacttcaatttccaaaatggtaCCCGTGAtcctttaattttagtttcgTTTGGACAACTAGTCCCACCGTTActtctgtcaatttttttgttaaatttaggGGTAGATGGGTCTTTTCAGGTTGGTTTTATCATCCCCCTTCTACATActcctctctctgtctctattTTGCTGCATTTGGTTTGAAAAGCTGAGGCTTGAACCGGTTTTGTGAAGTTGTTGCAGTGTTGGATCTGGTTCTTTTTAACCGGGCCTCAAATGGGTTTGTGAGTTTTCTCAAATTTGGTCTCTTGAGTTTGAAGGTTTCCTGctaaattttcagtttttagtgTTGACTATGTTTTTATGTGCTTAGACCTGAAATGGGTTTTTGAGCATTTCAATGTTGAGATCTGATTTCTGCAGATTTACTAGTCATAGTGAGGTTCAAGATTCTGTGTGTTGGATTTGGTAACCTACTTTTGTAGGTCATAACAGTTCAGTTGAGGCTGAGAGGTTAAAGCAAAAATGGCTCCAAGCTTGGATTTTTCCAGGTGGTGGGCAAAGGGCAATACAAGTAAGGGTAATCCAGTGGTGGTGACCATGGAGAACCCCAATTACTCTGTGCTGGAGATAAATGGTCCTGATGAAGTATTTGGGCCAGTTCACAAGGACAGAGGCAAGAATCTTAAGCAATTTACATGGGTTTTGCTTCTAAAGGCGCATAAAGCTGTTGGTTGTGTTGCTTGGCTGGGAAATATTCTTTGGTCATTGCTTGTTTCCATTAAGAAAAGATTGATATTTGGGCAAGGAGTGACTCTGGAGAATGAGAAAtctggaaaagaaagaacCTTACCTCCCACGTGCTCTCGTCCAGCCTTCTGTGCCTCCATTTGAAAGGGGCTAACGTTGTACTTGTCCAACGAGTTGTACAACGCTAGGTTGGCTATGTACGAAGCCAACTCCTCACAATCTTGACCGCTTACTTCATACACCTAGGCTTCGTTCAAAACCAACTTGAAAAGATCCATCTAGAGTAAAAGTCTTTTTTGTTCCTCAAAACCAACTTGAAAAGACCCATCTACTcctaaatttaacaaaaaaattgacagaagTAACAGTGGGATTAGTTGTCcaaacgaaactaaagttaaaagaCCACGGGTatcattttggaaattgaggtacttAAATGCAAATCCGGTCAAAGTTGGatgactaataaaacgattaaccctatatatatatatatatatatatatttgtccttgtttgttattttgaatatCAGTTTTCATCTTGAACAACTCCTTTGAAAATGCATCAATGTAAATCTAGTATCTAAGGGATCTCTGTACTCTTTTTTAGTCAGTTTTAATTGATCTCCATTATGAGGATTCATTTTCACCATCATATTCAACAATACATCTATTTTATGTAGAATGTAGAGCTGGTTTTTCCAGGAGTTTC
Above is a genomic segment from Prunus dulcis chromosome 7, ALMONDv2, whole genome shotgun sequence containing:
- the LOC117633919 gene encoding B3 domain-containing transcription factor VRN1-like; translation: MASLPQEIDDWPTFSPTTPHFFKIILKGNTSSDAKLRIPKKFVMKYGDDLSNPVSLELPSGSGSAWKVDLRRLDGEVWFYSLDRGHWLVFGYQGNSKFHVCIFDRTCTEVDYPLRKQEMEETDDTDDDFHEDSSDDSVEEQPDDSTCPRKTRKKSSLPCPRPQKKNRTSSRGKDDYPAKLGSGSTSSTRRFEKRTPGFLGSIRPLPKSGKATALQRANAYKSQHPLSVIVAMKPSYITGYILWLPSEFHNLYPIKNSGEVILRVLDRRTWPVNLKYGGGRAQFLSGWMEFVLDNNLKVNDVCVFELIDNKVKPLFDVVIFPNIEAANCPNDREQTVPEIEETNEDDDPSDDSGDADYLSDNSDNDSVEIIENCTPFPRRTKEKSPMPCPQPPKKNKASSSGKVDFPASGFAIALQRDDAFKSKHPFFKVAMRTSYIHHCNMNVPSTFV